The DNA window AGCTCCCACTCCTGCTCGACAAGTGCTCGCCCCAGCTCGCCCTGATAGCCGTCGAGGCCAGACACAACAGCGGCGATCATTGCCTCAAGCTGGGCGTCCTGTGCGGTGCCATAAGCATTCACCTGCGCGCGAGCAGCGGCCGTGGTGACGACCTGGTCGCTCGGGGCAGTGATGAGGCGCAAGCGCATGAGATTGCTCCAGAAGACTCACGACAGGGGCCGGAAGCCCGGCCCCTGGGATCAGGCTTCGATTGCTTCCTCGCCATTGTCGCCCTTTGCCAGTGATTCGGCGTAGGACACTGCCGCCGGCGTGGCGTCCAGCGAGTCGGCGTACTGCTTCAGCTCGGCGGGTGTCACCTTGACGACCTCATTCGGCTGATAATCGCCGAACGCCACCAGCACACGGGCCTTCACCTTCTTGCCAGCCTGCGCCTGCTTCTCAGCATCGGCTGCGATCTTGGCTTCTGCTTCCGCCTTCATGGTGGTGATCGTGGCTTCGAGCAGCTCGTCGCGCTTGGCGTCTTCGAGCTTGTTCCAGTCTTCGGCGGACAAGCCCGATTCCTTGTGGGAACGTGCGACCACCGCGCCCAGCTGCACTTCGATACCGGCGGCCAGTGCGATCACTGCCGCCAGCGTGTTCGAGCCATGGAGAATGGTCTGCGCACCCTGGCCCTGATTGTTGTTCTTCGACATCGTTGCACCTCTTCACGTAAGAGCGCCCGGGTCTCCGGGCGCTCGTCTGGGCTACCGTCCTGCCGCGATTAGGTCGCGGAGTTCTGGTAGAACTTGACCGTCGAGCCGCTCACGTCGAGCAGGTTGCCGCCGGCGCGCTGCCACGCGAGGAAGCCAACCTGGCCGAGCTTCGTGTAGGCCGAGTCAGTGAACCGGAACAGAGTGGCGGACATTACATCGCGGATGCGGTAGTTGCCCAGCACACCGAACAGGATCGACTTTGCGTTGGCGCCCATCACCGCCATGTCCTGATTGATCGTGATCGGACGGTTCAGCAGGCGATCGGGGGCGCCACCGGGGTTGCCGGTCTCATAGCCAGGCACGAAGATCGGGCGACCCTCGGTGTCCTTGATCTTGCGGATCACCTTCAGGGAGGCGTCGTTCATCATGAAGCCCACGCCAGCCTGATTCCGGTAGGCCGGATCGACCGAGTGCTCCAGATCGACCAAGTCGTCGTAAGTGACCGTGGTGGTCTGGCCGGTGGTGCCGACCTTGCCCGAGCCCGCTGCGGTCACGATGCCACGCGGCTGGCTGGTGCCGGTGCCAGTGGTGAAGTACGTGTTCTGCACACGCGCCAGACGGGTCGCGCACAGGCCGACGACGATCGAGTCGATGTTGAGCTGCGAGTCCTGCAAGAGCTCGAACGGCACGGCGACGATCTTGGAACTCCACTTGTAGACCGGCAGGCCCACGGTGTTGAACGCGGCGTCCTGCGAGGTGGCGGTGGTGTTCTCCGCGATCAGCTCACCGGTGTTGCCGGTGTCGTCCATGGTCGGCCAGTTCATCGGGTTGCCCTGGTCGGTGCCGAACTGGGTGGCGATGCTGCGCATGCCGCCGAATTCCTTCATCGCCTTGATGAGCTCGGTGGCGACAGAGGTCTCGACGGTGTAACCGCCCTCCGATGCGGTGCCGGTCGACATGGCGTTGCGCACGGTGTTCCACTCTTCTGCCGACAGAGCACCATCACCGCCGCGCAGCCACTTGTTCAACAGCGAACGGGCGGCTGCGGCAGCCGGGGACTGGGCGGGGCGATCCTGGATTTCGATTCCCAGTTCGCGCGCACGGTCCTCGACCTCGAGCGCGGCAACGGCTTCCAGCCGACGGATCTCGGCGCGGACCTGCTCGATCTCCGCCATGTTGGCGTCGTACTTCGCCTGGTGTTCGGCGTTCCAGGTTGCGCCCGGATTCTGCTCGGTGATGTCCTGCAATTCGCGGGCCAGTGCGTTGTGACGCTCCCGCAGAGCCTTGATCTTGCTCATGGTGCTTTTCCTCTTGGTGAAATGAAAAGCCCGCCGGGTGGCGGGCTCGGTTCCTGCGCGGGAGCGATTCCTACGCGGGGAGGGGTTCGGGGATGGCTGCGCGACGCACGTTGTGCGCGCGCTCTGCCTGCTCCCCGTTGTTCTGGTCGGTGGGTTCGGGCGGAGCCGGTGCCGGCTCGGGTGCGGGCGGCGTCGAGACCGTCGCCTTGGGCGCATTGGCATACGCGGTGAGGTTCCACGACGCGCGAGCCGTCTCGCCATCCTTGCCCGCGATACGGTCGGCAAAGCCGTGCT is part of the Pseudoxanthomonas indica genome and encodes:
- a CDS encoding phage major capsid protein, translating into MSKIKALRERHNALARELQDITEQNPGATWNAEHQAKYDANMAEIEQVRAEIRRLEAVAALEVEDRARELGIEIQDRPAQSPAAAAARSLLNKWLRGGDGALSAEEWNTVRNAMSTGTASEGGYTVETSVATELIKAMKEFGGMRSIATQFGTDQGNPMNWPTMDDTGNTGELIAENTTATSQDAAFNTVGLPVYKWSSKIVAVPFELLQDSQLNIDSIVVGLCATRLARVQNTYFTTGTGTSQPRGIVTAAGSGKVGTTGQTTTVTYDDLVDLEHSVDPAYRNQAGVGFMMNDASLKVIRKIKDTEGRPIFVPGYETGNPGGAPDRLLNRPITINQDMAVMGANAKSILFGVLGNYRIRDVMSATLFRFTDSAYTKLGQVGFLAWQRAGGNLLDVSGSTVKFYQNSAT